A region of Sesamum indicum cultivar Zhongzhi No. 13 linkage group LG7, S_indicum_v1.0, whole genome shotgun sequence DNA encodes the following proteins:
- the LOC105166116 gene encoding uncharacterized protein LOC105166116 — METQLVFDVVKFEKEKAIARFNRFRRIARLWQIFELVVVFGLISWSSARVPAVLRVAAACFVEFSAYLFNHHVVFLIGNAIIVLLFVLCRQNDSASLSGEGDFYEDYVKHSEAARQPESTPSPTPDTAYSPPTEVVSGGGDEEKQMVVCTEKTTAVSQCDDVTAAIEKATRQIRKFQRTQSEKLKREIGVRPQAELRRSETQNRRKSVSCGERLDASEIERLSSEEFRRTVDAFIDKHWCKKKLK; from the coding sequence ATGGAGACACAATTAGTGTTTGATGTCGTCAAGTTTGAGAAGGAAAAGGCTATAGCCAGGTTCAATCGCTTTCGCAGAATTGCGAGGTTatggcagattttcgaactTGTGGTGGTTTTCGGGCTGATTTCGTGGTCGTCGGCGCGTGTGCCGGCGGTTCTGAGGGTAGCGGCGGCGTGTTTTGTTGAGTTCTCCGCTTATCTCTTCAACCACCATGTCGTTTTCCTCATTGGAAACGCCATCATCGTCCTGCTGTTCGTGCTTTGCCGCCAGAATGACTCCGCGAGTCTCTCCGGCGAAGGGGATTTCTACGAAGACTACGTTAAACACAGCGAGGCCGCTCGTCAACCCGAGTCTACTCCGTCTCCGACGCCGGATACGGCTTACAGTCCTCCAACAGAAGTCGTTAGCGGGGGCGGCGATGAGGAGAAGCAGATGGTAGTGTGCACGGAGAAGACGACAGCGGTTTCGCAATGCGACGACGTGACGGCAGCGATAGAGAAGGCGACGAGGCAAATAAGGAAATTCCAGAGGACACAGTCAGAGAAACTGAAGCGAGAGATTGGCGTACGGCCGCAGGCGGAGCTCCGGAGATCGGAGACACAGAACCGGCGGAAATCAGTGAGTTGCGGTGAGCGGTTGGACGCGTCGGAGATTGAGAGACTCAGCAGCGAAGAGTTCCGGCGCACGGTTGATGCCTTCATTGATAAACACTGGTGCAAAAAGAAACTGAAATAA
- the LOC105166288 gene encoding jasmonate O-methyltransferase yields MQILHMNKGDGETSYAKNSVVQKQIISATISVMDEAVADSLCKTLPAQTMGIADLGCSSGPNTLMVVSEIISKIYYTCSQMGISLPELSVSLNDLPGNDFNDVFMSLPEFYRNLEKETGIGPDGCFISGVAGSFYGRLFPRKSLHLLYSSSSLHWLSQVPADLYTKAGKHLNKGKIYISKTSPPSVVKAYLSQFQKDFFAFLRSRAAEMVAGGRMLLSFMGRSSPDAAAEVGTHQWELLSQALMSMALEGLIQEEKIDSFNAPYYAPSAEEVANIVEEEGSFIINHLQGFEIDWDGGSSENNNNDNNNKNVVNGLENLSRGRQVAKTIRAVVETMVESHFGRDIMDELFCFDAELVDHYFSKTRAKHINLVLSVSRNIDSWQ; encoded by the exons atgcaaattcttCACATGAACAAGGGAGATGGGGAAACCAGCTATGCTAAAAATTCCGTCGTGCAG aaacaaataatatcaGCGACGATTTCAGTGATGGACGAAGCAGTGGCTGACTCTTTATGCAAAACTCTCCCTGCACAAACTATGGGGATCGCTGATTTAGGCTGCTCGTCGGGGCCTAACACTTTGATGGTGGTTTCGGAGATAATTAGCAAAATCTACTACACATGCTCTCAAATGGGGATCTCATTGCCGGAACTGAGTGTGTCGTTGAACGACCTTCCGGGCAACGATTTCAACGACGTCTTCATGTCGTTGCCGGAGTTCTACCGTAATCTTGAGAAGGAAACAGGCATCGGGCCGGACGGCTGCTTCATATCTGGCGTAGCTGGTTCTTTCTACGGTAGGTTGTTCCCTAGGAAGAGCCTGCATTTGCTGTACTCTTCCTCCAGTCTCCATTGGCTCTCCCAG GTTCCTGCGGATCTATACACGAAAGCAGGCAAACATCTGAACAAGGGAAAGATTTACATATCTAAGACAAGCCCACCTTCTGTAGTGAAGGCCTATCTCTCACAGTTTCAGAAAGATTTCTTCGCATTTCTGAGATCGCGGGCGGCGGAGATGGTGGCCGGCGGCCGAATGCTGCTGTCGTTCATGGGCCGGAGCTCGCCGGATGCCGCCGCCGAAGTGGGCACCCACCAGTGGGAGCTCCTCTCTCAGGCCCTCATGAGTATGGCGTTAGAg GGTCTAATCCAAGAAGAGAAGATCGACTCTTTCAATGCCCCCTACTATGCCCCGTCTGCGGAAGAAGTGGCGAATATAGTAGAAGAAGAAGGTTCTTTCATCATCAACCACTTACAAGGATTCGAGATTGATTGGGATGGAGGTTCTTCGGAAAACAATAACAAcgacaacaacaacaaaaacgTTGTTAATGGGTTGGAGAATCTATCAAGAGGGCGACAAGTGGCGAAGACTATTAGGGCAGTGGTTGAGACAATGGTAGAATCCCACTTTGGAAGAGACATCATGGATGAGTTGTTTTGTTTCGATGCTGAACTGGTTGATCACTACTTCTCCAAGACTAGGGCTAAGCACATCAATTTGGTCCTTTCTGTCTCAAGGAATATTGATTCTTGGCAGTAA